The proteins below are encoded in one region of Helianthus annuus cultivar XRQ/B chromosome 2, HanXRQr2.0-SUNRISE, whole genome shotgun sequence:
- the LOC110884052 gene encoding heat shock cognate 70 kDa protein, with protein sequence MEGKVNNAPAIGIDLGTTYSCVAVSNHGRIEIIPNEQGYRTTPSTVAFVDAERLIGDGAKNQVAMNPANTIFDAKRLIGRKFSDSKVQENMKLWPFRVIEGPADTPKIVVSYKGQEKEFLAEEISSMVLGKMKEIAEAYLGKVVKDAVITVPAYFNDSQRQATKDAGTIAGLNVMRMINEPTAAAIAYGLDNKSEFVGKINMLVFDLGGGTFDVSLSTVEEGGIFEVKAVSGDTDLGGEDFDNRMVDHCVSEFKRKWNKDLAGNQRALGRLRFACEKAKRILSSTTQTSIELDCLHDGIDFSMKFTRAKFEELNISLFSKCIETLEECLRDAMMDKSWVDEIILVGGSTRIPKVQHMLRELFGWKELCKSVNPDEAVAFGAAVMATKLSGSNDKSIQDFVLLDVTPLSLGVEVKGEVFSVVIPRNTQIPTKKFKTYTTAKDDQYSAEVKVYQGERAKSTYNHLLGKFTISGIPPAPKGEIQLEIYFEIDPDGILMVTSKIISNGLINTLTIATDKGRLSNDQIERMIKEAEKYKLEDQEYKQRVNAYNDLEDCLYNMKKKVTEYKLSKRVHPESLKKMENVVDETTEWLRNNQLAPISELQRKKVIMEFVCTSLG encoded by the exons ATGGAGGGAAAAGTAAACAATGCTCCAGCAATCGGCATCGATCTTGGAACAACGTATTCCTGTGTTGCGGTCTCGAACCATGGTCGAATCGAAATCATACCCAACGAGCAAGGCTATAGAACCACACCTTCTACCGTTGCCTTCGTTGATGCAGAACGTCTCATTGGTGATGGGGCCAAGAACCAAGTGGCCATGAACCCTGCTAACACTATATTTG ACGCTAAGAGGTTGATTGGACGGAAGTTCAGTGATTCCAAAGTGCAAGAGAATATGAAACTGTGGCCATTTAGGGTGATAGAAGGGCCTGCCGATACTCCAAAGATTGTTGTCTCCTACAAAGGTCAAGAGAAGGAATTTCTAGCCGAAGAAATTTCATCAATGGTTCTCGGAAAGATGAAAGAAATCGCTGAGGCCTACCTTGGAAAAGTTGTGAAAGACGCTGTGATAACCGTCCCTGCCTACTTTAATGATTCACAACGTCAAGCAACCAAGGATGCAGGTACTATTGCTGGTTTGAATGTCATGCGCATGATTAACGAGCCTACAGCAGCTGCAATTGCTTATGGTCTCGACAATAAGTCTGAGTTTGTTGGTAAGATAAACATGCTCGTTTTTGATTTGGGAGGAGGTACTTTTGATGTCTCTCTGTCTACAGTTGAGGAAGGGGGAATTTTTGAGGTGAAAGCTGTTTCTGGCGATACTGATCTGGGAGGGGAGGATTTTGATAACCGAATGGTTGATCACTGTGTTTCAGAATTCAAAAGGAAATGGAATAAGGACTTGGCAGGGAACCAAAGAGCATTGGGGAGGTTGAGATTTGCTTGTGAGAAAGCAAAAAGGATTCTCTCAAGCACTACTCAAACTTCAATCGAATTAGATTGCTTGCACGATGGGATTGACTTTTCGATGAAGTTCACTCGAGCTAAGTTTGAAGAGCTGAACATTAGCTTGTTCAGTAAGTGCATTGAAACACTAGAAGAATGTTTAAGAGATGCTATGATGGACAAATCGTGGGTAGACGAGATTATTCTTGTTGGTGGCTCGACTAGGATTCCTAAGGTCCAACATATGTTGCGAGAACTCTTTGGTTGGAAGGAGTTATGCAAGAGCGTGAACCCTGATGAGGCTGTAGCATTCGGTGCTGCTGTTATGGCTACAAAGTTAAGTGGTAGCAATGATAAGAGTATTCAGGATTTTGTGCTACTTGATGTCACTCCTTTGTCACTTGGTGTAGAGGTAAAAGGAGAAGTATTTAGTGTTGTGATCCCGCGAAACACACAGATACCTACCAAGAAATTCAAAACATATACTACAGCAAAAGATGACCAATATTCGGCAGAAGTCAAGGTGTATCAAGGTGAACGGGCCAAATCTACGTATAACCATTTGTTGGGGAAGTTCACAATTTCTGGGATACCACCCGCTCCGAAAGGAGAAATACAACTTGAGATCTACTTTGAGATAGATCCTGATGGTATCCTAATGGTAACATCAAAGATAATATCAAATGGTTTGATAAACACACTCACAATTGCAACTGATAAGGGAAGGCTTTCCAATGACCAGATAGAAAGGATGATAAAAGAAGCTGAAAAGTACAAACTTGAGGACCAAGAATACAAGCAGAGAGTGAATGCATACAACGATTTAGAGGATTGTTTATACAACATGAAAAAAAAGGTTACAGAATACAAACTCAGCAAGAGGGTGCACCCTGAGAGCTTGAAGAAAATGGAGAACGTCGTTGATGAAACGACTGAGTGGCTCAGGAACAATCAACTTGCACCTATTAGCGAACTTCAGCGCAAAAAGGTAATTATGGAGTTTGTCTGTACGTCGCTAGGTTAG